A genomic stretch from Candidatus Methylomirabilota bacterium includes:
- a CDS encoding SDR family oxidoreductase, translated as MRALVTGAASGIGRATCLRLARDARARGGKAQIAAVDLWPSPGGPSAALEALVAELGSLGAAALPLHGDMATVDAPGRVVGEAIARFGGLDGLVSNAGVNRPGPLLTYAVEDWDRMFAVNTRATWLLARAAHDALAASKGAIVAVGSMSGSNAHANLGPYGPSKAAVIMLVSVLAQEFGRDGIRVNSLSPGMVRTGMTEKVYTDQSVAAARDALVPIGRVATPEDMADVIAFLLGPDARYVNGHDLIVDGGVTGNLLGRLPGIGQITRS; from the coding sequence GTGCGCGCGCTGGTGACGGGAGCGGCGAGCGGGATCGGTCGGGCGACCTGCCTGCGCCTGGCGCGCGACGCGCGGGCCCGGGGCGGCAAGGCGCAGATCGCAGCGGTGGACCTTTGGCCTTCTCCGGGGGGGCCCTCGGCCGCGCTCGAGGCACTGGTGGCCGAGCTGGGCAGCCTGGGCGCGGCCGCGCTGCCGCTCCACGGGGACATGGCCACCGTGGACGCGCCGGGGCGCGTGGTCGGCGAAGCGATCGCGCGCTTCGGTGGTCTCGACGGGCTCGTCAGCAACGCGGGCGTCAACCGGCCGGGGCCGCTGCTCACCTACGCGGTGGAGGACTGGGACCGGATGTTCGCGGTGAACACGCGCGCGACGTGGCTGCTCGCCCGAGCGGCCCACGACGCGCTCGCCGCCTCGAAGGGCGCGATCGTGGCGGTGGGCTCCATGTCGGGCAGCAACGCGCACGCCAACCTCGGGCCCTACGGCCCGAGCAAGGCCGCGGTGATCATGCTGGTCTCGGTGCTCGCGCAAGAATTCGGTCGCGACGGCATTCGCGTCAACAGCCTCTCGCCGGGCATGGTGCGCACCGGCATGACCGAGAAGGTCTACACCGATCAGTCGGTGGCGGCCGCGCGCGATGCCCTCGTGCCGATCGGCCGCGTGGCCACCCCGGAGGACATGGCCGACGTCATCGCGTTCCTGCTGGGACCCGATGCGCGCTACGTCAACGGCCACGATCTGATCGTCGACGGCGGCGTGACCGGCAATCTCCTGGGCCGGCTTCCGGGCATCGGTCAGATCACGCGCAGCTGA